The following proteins are encoded in a genomic region of Streptococcus gwangjuense:
- a CDS encoding helix-turn-helix domain-containing protein has product MFSTLEKIKELAQKQGISLQKVAEDLGYSINYLYTLKEKTPKSDRLQEIADYFNVSTDYLLGRTDNPTIAKDDTIAGYTSDDLRKMAENAKTFDGKPLTEEDIDAIQNIIEIYLRGR; this is encoded by the coding sequence ATGTTTTCCACACTTGAAAAGATTAAGGAACTTGCCCAAAAACAAGGAATAAGTCTTCAAAAAGTTGCTGAAGATTTAGGCTATAGTATAAATTACCTCTATACTTTAAAAGAAAAGACTCCTAAATCTGACCGCCTACAAGAAATCGCCGACTACTTCAACGTATCCACCGACTACCTGCTCGGTCGTACAGATAATCCAACTATTGCAAAGGATGATACAATCGCAGGATACACGTCTGACGACCTCCGAAAGATGGCAGAGAATGCCAAGACCTTCGATGGCAAGCCGCTTACAGAGGAAGACATCGATGCCATCCAGAACATCATTGAGATTTATTTGAGAGGTAGATAG